The following are from one region of the Etheostoma spectabile isolate EspeVRDwgs_2016 chromosome 15, UIUC_Espe_1.0, whole genome shotgun sequence genome:
- the LOC116703207 gene encoding transcription factor Sox-8 — translation MLKMTEEHDKCGSDQPCSPSGTNSSMSQDESDSDAPSSPTGSDGQGSLLASLGKKMDSEDDDRFPACIRDAVSQVLKGYDWSLVPMPVRGNGSLKNKPHVKRPMNAFMVWAQAARRKLADQYPHLHNAELSKTLGKLWRLLSESEKRPFVDEAERLRVQHKKDHPDYKYQPRRRKNMKPGQSDSDSGAELAHHMYKAEPGMGGLAGLTDGHHHPEHAGQPHGPPTPPTTPKTDLHHGMKQDLKHEGRRLVDSNRQNIDFSNVDISELSTDVISNMETFDVHEFDQYLPLNGHASGSSSLPSDHSHGQAPAPGGSYTSSYSHAGANGSTWTRKGTMSSSAPSASEVGQHRLHIKTEQLSPSHYSEHSHGSPSHSDYGSYSSQACVTSATSAASAAASFSSSQCDYTDLQSSNYYNPYSGYPSSLYQYPYFHSSRRPYGSPILNSLSMAPAHSPTASSWDQPVYTTLSRP, via the exons ATGTTAAAAATGACAGAGGAGCATGACAAATGTGGCAGCGACCAGCCGTGTAGTCCATCTGGCACAAACAGCTCCATGTCCCAGGACGAGTCCGACTCCGATGCTCCGTCCTCACCAACTGGCTCCGACGGCCAAGGATCCCTGCTCGCCAGTTTGGGCAAGAAAATGGACTCAGAGGATGACGACCGGTTCCCAGCTTGCATACGGGATGCAGTCTCTCAGGTCCTCAAGGGGTACGACTGGTCCTTGGTGCCTATGCCCGTGAGGGGGAATGGATCCCTGAAGAATAAACCTCACGTCAAGAGACCCATGAATGCTTTCATGGTTTGGGCGCAAGCGGCCCGCAGAAAGCTGGCGGATCAGTATCCACACCTGCACAATGCCGAACTGAGCAAGACTCTGGGAAAACTCTGGCG TTTGCTCTCAGAAAGTGAGAAGAGGCCATTTGTAGATGAAGCAGAGAGACTCCGGGTTCAGCACAAGAAAGATCATCCAGACTACAAGTACCAGCCCCGGAGACGGAAGAATATGAAACCAGGCCAGAGCGACTCAGACTCAGGAGCAGAACTGGCACATCACATGTACAAAGCTGAACCAGGGATGGGAGGACTGGCAGGGTTGACTGATGGACACCACCACCCTGAACATGCAG GGCAGCCCCATGGTCCCCCTACACCACCCACTACTCCCAAAACAGACCTGCACCATGGGATGAAGCAGGATCTGAAACATGAAGGCCGTCGTCTTGTTGACAGCAACAGGCAAAACATTGACTTCAGCAACGTAGACATCTCTGAGCTAAGCACTGATGTCATCAGCAACATGGAGACCTTCGATGTGCACGAGTTTGACCAGTACCTCCCCCTCAACGGCCATGCCTCGGGCTCTTCCAGCCTGCCGTCAGACCACAGCCACGGGCAGGCTCCCGCCCCTGGTGGCTCTTACACTTCCTCATACAGCCATGCAGGTGCCAACGGTTCAACATGGACCCGCAAGGGCACCATGTCCTCTTCTGCTCCCTCCGCCAGCGAGGTGGGCCAGCACCGGCTCCATATTAAAACAGAGCAACTGAGCCCCAGCCACTACAGCGAGCACTCCCACGGGTCACCCTCACACTCTGATTACGGCTCCTACAGTAGCCAAGCCTGTGTCACCTCGGCCACATCAGCTGCCTCGGCTGCAGCCTCTTTCTCCAGCTCCCAGTGTGACTATACTGATCTCCAGAGCTCCAACTATTACAACCCTTACTCCGGCTACCCCTCTAGCCTCTACCAGTACCCCTACTTTCACTCATCCAGGCGGCCCTACGGCAGCCCGATCCTTAACAGTCTGTCCATGGCTCCTGCCCACAGCCCCACCGCCTCAAGCTGGGACCAGCCCGTCTACACCACGCTCTCTCGACCCTGA